One Urocitellus parryii isolate mUroPar1 chromosome 9, mUroPar1.hap1, whole genome shotgun sequence DNA segment encodes these proteins:
- the Dexi gene encoding dexamethasone-induced protein, which produces MPGARVAAHLDSLGPLVSYVQPPLLPSMFYVGLFFVNVLILYYAFLMEYIVLNVGLVFLPEDLDQALVDLGVLSDPGSGLYDTDSELDVLDGYLE; this is translated from the coding sequence ATGCCCGGCGCGCGGGTCGCAGCCCACCTGGACTCTCTGGGGCCCCTGGTGTCCTACGTGCAGCCGCCGCTGCTGCCCTCTATGTTCTACGTGGGCCTCTTCTTCGTCAATGTGCTGATCCTCTACTACGCCTTCCTCATGGAGTACATCGTCCTCAACGTGGGCCTCGTCTTCCTGCCCGAGGACTTGGACCAAGCGCTCGTGGACCTCGGCGTGCTCTCCGACCCCGGCTCCGGCCTCTACGATACCGACTCGGAGCTCGACGTCTTGGATGGATACTTGGAGTAG